A region from the Thermanaeromonas toyohensis ToBE genome encodes:
- a CDS encoding DsrE/DsrF/DrsH-like family protein, whose protein sequence is MEQPKLSVILLSGELEKLQAGCLISSVASMSGMEVNVFVTMEALRSFRKEVIEAKDFKAGLIGQEMLNKQVDLFYKLLENGKEMGNLKVFGCAMAIDLMGWKKEDFIDIFDDIIGVTAFLGKAAGSQVIVM, encoded by the coding sequence ATGGAACAACCCAAACTGTCTGTTATCTTACTTTCCGGAGAACTAGAGAAGTTGCAAGCCGGGTGCCTTATCAGTTCAGTGGCCTCCATGTCGGGAATGGAAGTCAACGTCTTTGTTACTATGGAAGCTTTAAGATCCTTCCGTAAAGAGGTAATTGAAGCTAAGGACTTTAAAGCAGGTCTTATCGGCCAGGAAATGCTCAACAAACAAGTAGATCTATTCTATAAGCTCTTAGAAAACGGTAAGGAGATGGGGAACTTAAAGGTATTTGGATGTGCTATGGCCATAGACCTGATGGGATGGAAAAAAGAAGATTTCATAGATATCTTTGACGATATAATTGGCGTTACTGCTTTCCTGGGCAAGGCTGCAGGTAGCCAAGTCATCGTAATGTAA
- a CDS encoding adenylyl-sulfate reductase subunit alpha — MKEKKPLPKTLEEIEEVIMETDVLVIGGGNAGCFAAIEAKKLNPNLKVTIMEKAHIDRSGCLAAGMDAINAYIKKGKTPEEFVKWSRSQVRGLLREDLALSLAQILNEPVEEWEKWGLPIKKDENGEYQARGQWDIAIQGSEMKVILAEKTREMGVEILNRVVATNYLLDGDRVIGAMGFGVRDGKFYVIKAKATIVATGGAAGLYKPYTNDGIDCHHQIWYCPFNTGTGYAMGIRAGAEMTSFEMRWAAVRTKDFNGPIDTISVGYKTPMINAKGEKILQEKYAEWGGDKAPRFIRVFAPMEEWLAGRGPCYVDTTQMTPEQIKEMKMDYLNERPSFVLFLASRGQDLSREPLEVYGSDPYIVGGHTASGYWINVDRATTLKGLYAAGDVAGGVPNKFVSGCAAEGILAARGALKYIESLQEELKLDHAQVAREKERVFAPLLSGAQGKDGITPREMEERMQRLMDEYAGGVHQFYRMNEERLNYALQHIQMLKNQTQYLVAQDLHELMLAHEVIDRLDVAEVLIHHLLFRRETRWPGWQTRMDYPEVNPELDCFVNSRKNPTTGEIEMFTRPYEQMIPGDRLRP, encoded by the coding sequence ATGAAGGAAAAGAAACCCTTACCTAAAACCCTAGAAGAAATTGAAGAAGTAATTATGGAAACCGATGTCCTGGTTATCGGAGGCGGAAACGCAGGTTGCTTTGCCGCCATTGAGGCTAAGAAACTAAATCCCAACCTTAAAGTTACCATTATGGAGAAAGCTCATATTGACCGTAGCGGCTGCTTGGCCGCCGGCATGGATGCCATCAATGCTTATATCAAGAAGGGCAAGACCCCGGAAGAGTTTGTAAAATGGAGCCGTTCGCAAGTACGGGGGCTGCTCCGGGAAGACCTGGCCCTTTCCCTGGCCCAGATCCTCAATGAACCGGTAGAGGAATGGGAGAAGTGGGGACTGCCCATCAAAAAAGATGAGAATGGTGAGTACCAGGCCAGGGGCCAGTGGGATATAGCTATCCAGGGCTCGGAAATGAAGGTGATCCTGGCTGAAAAAACGCGGGAGATGGGAGTAGAGATATTAAACCGGGTGGTAGCCACTAACTACCTCTTGGACGGTGACCGCGTTATAGGCGCCATGGGTTTCGGCGTCCGGGATGGCAAATTTTATGTAATAAAAGCCAAGGCCACCATTGTAGCTACCGGAGGAGCAGCCGGTCTTTATAAACCCTACACCAATGATGGAATAGATTGCCACCATCAAATATGGTATTGTCCCTTCAACACAGGAACTGGCTACGCCATGGGAATACGGGCCGGTGCAGAGATGACCTCCTTTGAAATGAGGTGGGCAGCTGTACGCACTAAAGATTTCAACGGCCCCATTGACACCATCTCTGTAGGTTACAAGACCCCTATGATCAACGCCAAAGGCGAAAAGATCCTTCAAGAAAAATACGCCGAATGGGGCGGTGATAAAGCTCCCCGGTTTATAAGGGTATTCGCTCCTATGGAAGAATGGCTGGCTGGTCGTGGGCCCTGTTATGTGGACACAACGCAAATGACCCCCGAGCAAATCAAAGAAATGAAGATGGATTATTTAAATGAACGGCCGAGCTTTGTACTCTTCCTAGCTAGCCGAGGCCAAGATTTATCTCGAGAACCCCTGGAAGTATATGGTAGTGATCCTTACATTGTTGGCGGCCATACAGCGAGCGGTTACTGGATAAACGTGGATAGGGCCACCACCTTGAAAGGCCTCTATGCGGCCGGCGATGTGGCGGGTGGTGTGCCTAACAAATTCGTAAGCGGCTGCGCGGCGGAAGGGATCCTCGCAGCCAGGGGAGCCCTCAAATATATAGAGTCCCTGCAGGAAGAGCTTAAACTCGACCACGCCCAAGTAGCCCGGGAGAAGGAACGCGTCTTTGCTCCTCTTTTGAGCGGCGCCCAAGGAAAAGACGGGATCACCCCCCGGGAAATGGAAGAAAGAATGCAGAGGCTTATGGATGAATATGCTGGGGGAGTACACCAGTTCTATCGTATGAACGAGGAAAGGTTAAATTATGCCCTTCAACATATTCAAATGCTAAAAAATCAAACCCAATATCTGGTGGCCCAGGACCTTCACGAGCTTATGCTGGCCCATGAAGTAATTGACCGGCTGGACGTAGCAGAGGTGCTTATCCACCACCTTCTCTTCCGACGGGAGACCAGGTGGCCAGGGTGGCAAACTAGAATGGATTATCCCGAAGTTAACCCTGAACTCGACTGCTTTGTGAATTCCCGCAAAAATCCCACCACAGGAGAAATAGAGATGTTCACACGGCCCTACGAACAGATGATCCCGGGCGACCGCCTGCGCCCGTAA
- a CDS encoding Crp/Fnr family transcriptional regulator, protein MPIAKVTDGRESSGVAMALNSIAQLPIQVTLEEWEKQTFRSSGLTIIYPKGYIIFAAGDVADKVYLINRGRVKIYRLTLEGRRVTVSIRETGELFGLAETLCGTDRVCFAEALEEVNVSVLKKEVFENLLLTYPLLAIKIAKILGSRLREAESLIHHLMYCQIPQRLALLLLKLAERCGQKTKNGILLNFRLTHEEIACMIGTSRQTVSSVLNNFKKAKIIAIDEEGLHLLAPEKLAQLLT, encoded by the coding sequence ATGCCTATCGCCAAAGTTACGGACGGCAGGGAAAGTAGTGGGGTTGCTATGGCCTTAAATAGTATAGCCCAATTGCCCATCCAAGTAACCCTCGAAGAATGGGAAAAACAAACTTTCCGAAGTTCCGGCCTTACCATTATTTATCCTAAAGGGTATATTATCTTTGCGGCTGGGGATGTGGCTGATAAAGTATATTTAATAAACCGTGGTCGGGTTAAAATTTACCGCCTCACCCTAGAAGGCCGTAGGGTCACTGTCTCTATCCGGGAGACCGGAGAGCTCTTCGGTCTAGCTGAAACCCTATGTGGGACGGATAGAGTCTGCTTTGCCGAAGCTCTAGAAGAAGTTAATGTCTCGGTACTCAAAAAAGAAGTCTTTGAAAACCTTTTGTTAACCTATCCTTTATTGGCCATTAAAATAGCCAAAATTCTCGGAAGTCGTTTGCGAGAAGCAGAAAGCCTTATTCACCACCTTATGTATTGCCAAATACCCCAAAGACTAGCCCTGCTGCTTTTGAAATTAGCCGAGCGTTGTGGGCAGAAAACAAAAAACGGCATACTTTTAAACTTTCGTTTAACCCATGAAGAAATAGCTTGTATGATCGGTACCTCCCGCCAGACGGTAAGCTCTGTACTCAACAACTTTAAAAAGGCTAAAATAATTGCCATCGATGAGGAAGGTCTACACCTCCTGGCCCCAGAAAAATTAGCCCAGCTATTGACATAA
- a CDS encoding 4Fe-4S dicluster domain-containing protein: protein MPPKVILEKCDGCKAEKEPLCEQICPGDLMTLGEDNKAYCRDPRDCWDCMSCTKVCPRGAIETRLPYQLGYYPAKLIPLMGTNRIIWTCVDINGKVERFVCKTRND, encoded by the coding sequence GTGCCCCCTAAGGTAATATTGGAAAAATGCGATGGGTGTAAAGCGGAAAAGGAGCCCTTGTGCGAGCAGATATGCCCCGGCGACCTTATGACTTTAGGCGAAGACAATAAAGCCTACTGCCGGGATCCCCGGGATTGCTGGGACTGCATGTCCTGCACTAAAGTATGCCCCCGGGGAGCCATAGAAACTCGGCTACCCTATCAGCTGGGATACTACCCAGCAAAGCTAATACCCCTTATGGGGACCAATAGGATAATATGGACATGCGTAGACATCAATGGTAAAGTAGAAAGGTTCGTTTGTAAGACCAGGAATGATTAA
- a CDS encoding autorepressor SdpR family transcription factor — MGLNNIFRALGDPTRREILRLLARKDLTAGEIALHFNLTKPTISHHLAVLKEAGLVLDERRGQYIVYSLNTTVFQDLLSWLLEIVKSNGKTPPK; from the coding sequence ATGGGGTTAAATAATATTTTCCGGGCTTTGGGAGACCCTACTCGGCGAGAAATTTTGCGTCTTTTAGCCCGGAAGGATTTGACGGCAGGGGAGATCGCCCTACATTTTAACCTTACCAAGCCTACTATTTCTCATCACCTAGCAGTGCTGAAGGAGGCCGGATTAGTCCTTGATGAGCGTCGGGGGCAATACATTGTTTATTCATTAAACACAACTGTATTTCAAGATTTATTGAGTTGGTTACTGGAAATTGTCAAGAGTAATGGGAAAACGCCCCCAAAATGA
- a CDS encoding heavy metal translocating P-type ATPase codes for MASEVTTTRISLPVEGMSCASCVAKVEKALKNIPGVQAVQVNLLTKKATVEYNPREAQVMELVKTIEELGYNVPQEEVLLNVRGMSCAACVAKVERVVKSLPGVTEVVVNLPAESARVRFYPGAISKAEIKKAISELGYEASEKVTGQEALDREREARQQEIRRQARNMWIAWPLSALVMLGMFRDVWIFPYFVPEFLHNPLVLWLLTTPVVFIPGWQFFVKSFRGLKKGATDMNLLYATGIGAAYIIATINSLWPEAGFGGKGATFFESAALLTAFIVLGRYLEALTRGRTSEAIRKLLSLQAQTARVIRDGQEIEIAVDEVAIGDIVVVRPGEKIPVDGEVIEGYSVVDESMLTGESIPVEKKVGDQVIGATINKTGSFKFRATRVGSETALAQIIRMVEDAQASKAPIQRLADFVAGHFIAGVHVLALIVFLFWFFYGFDRYFLPDSRFILSPYSLAEIGVFGFALLLSVTTLVISCPCALGLATPSAMMAGTGKGAENGILFKGADAVEASAKLNAVVFDKTGTLTKGEPEVTDVVAGSNWDEERVLLYAAAVEKNSEHPLGEAIVRKARALGLELGDADEFRAIPGHGVEASWRGEKILLGNRRLMSKQKIDISGLLPQAARLEEQGKTAMFLAVNGRAAGVIAVADTLKEYVPEAIARLKKMGLQVAMITGDNRRTAEAIARQAGIDRVLAEVLPQDKASEVKKLQEQGLKVAMVGDGINDAPALAQSDVGIAIGSGTDVAKETGEIILIKNDIRDVVAAIEIGRATMRKVRQNLFWAFIYNTLGIPIAAGILYPWTGLIVSPELAAFFMAISSVSVTLNTLLLKRFEPSTKDEKAWTAAAKAKYKYA; via the coding sequence ATGGCAAGCGAGGTAACTACTACCAGGATAAGTTTACCGGTAGAAGGTATGAGTTGTGCATCTTGCGTAGCCAAGGTAGAAAAAGCTTTAAAAAATATCCCAGGTGTACAGGCTGTTCAAGTTAACCTCTTGACCAAGAAGGCTACAGTCGAGTACAACCCCAGGGAAGCTCAAGTTATGGAGCTGGTCAAGACTATAGAAGAGCTGGGTTATAACGTTCCCCAGGAAGAAGTTTTATTAAACGTCAGGGGGATGAGCTGTGCTGCTTGTGTAGCCAAGGTAGAAAGGGTAGTGAAGAGCCTCCCGGGGGTGACGGAGGTTGTGGTCAACCTCCCGGCGGAGTCAGCCCGGGTGCGCTTCTATCCCGGGGCTATCAGCAAAGCTGAAATAAAAAAGGCCATCAGTGAGCTGGGATACGAGGCCAGTGAGAAAGTAACCGGTCAGGAAGCTTTGGACCGGGAGAGGGAGGCCCGGCAGCAGGAGATACGGCGGCAGGCCCGCAACATGTGGATCGCTTGGCCTTTGAGCGCACTGGTCATGCTGGGCATGTTCCGGGATGTCTGGATCTTCCCTTATTTTGTTCCCGAGTTCTTGCACAACCCCCTGGTTCTTTGGCTTTTGACCACTCCGGTGGTCTTCATCCCCGGCTGGCAGTTCTTTGTTAAAAGCTTTAGGGGCCTAAAGAAAGGCGCCACCGATATGAACTTGCTCTATGCCACCGGTATCGGAGCAGCTTATATCATCGCTACTATTAATAGCCTCTGGCCGGAGGCCGGCTTTGGCGGCAAAGGTGCCACCTTCTTTGAGTCCGCTGCGCTGCTTACTGCTTTTATCGTTCTGGGCCGTTACCTGGAGGCTTTAACCAGGGGCCGCACTTCCGAGGCCATTCGAAAACTTTTGAGCCTTCAGGCCCAGACGGCCAGGGTTATCCGGGACGGCCAGGAAATAGAGATCGCGGTAGATGAAGTAGCCATCGGCGATATCGTAGTGGTGCGGCCGGGAGAAAAAATTCCGGTCGATGGTGAGGTCATCGAGGGCTACTCAGTAGTGGATGAGTCCATGCTTACGGGCGAGAGCATTCCTGTAGAAAAGAAGGTGGGCGACCAGGTTATCGGGGCCACTATTAATAAGACGGGCTCCTTTAAATTTCGGGCCACCAGGGTAGGGAGCGAGACGGCTCTGGCTCAGATCATAAGAATGGTGGAAGATGCCCAGGCTTCCAAAGCGCCGATACAGCGGCTGGCAGATTTTGTGGCCGGGCATTTTATCGCCGGGGTGCACGTCCTGGCTCTGATTGTCTTTCTCTTCTGGTTTTTCTATGGGTTTGACCGCTATTTCCTCCCCGACAGCCGTTTTATCCTTTCTCCCTATAGCCTGGCAGAAATCGGGGTTTTCGGCTTTGCCCTGCTTCTAAGCGTCACTACTCTGGTCATTTCCTGCCCCTGCGCCTTAGGTCTGGCTACTCCCAGCGCCATGATGGCCGGTACGGGCAAAGGGGCAGAAAACGGGATCCTCTTTAAGGGGGCCGATGCGGTAGAAGCTAGCGCCAAGCTCAATGCTGTGGTTTTCGATAAAACCGGTACACTAACCAAGGGTGAGCCCGAAGTGACCGATGTGGTGGCCGGAAGTAACTGGGATGAAGAGCGCGTGTTGCTTTACGCCGCTGCCGTGGAAAAAAATTCCGAGCACCCCTTGGGCGAAGCTATCGTACGGAAAGCCAGAGCTTTAGGTTTGGAGCTAGGGGACGCAGATGAATTTCGGGCCATACCTGGCCACGGGGTGGAGGCCTCCTGGCGGGGAGAAAAGATTCTTTTAGGCAACCGACGGCTTATGAGCAAACAGAAGATAGACATAAGCGGGCTCCTGCCCCAGGCTGCAAGATTAGAAGAACAAGGGAAGACGGCCATGTTCCTGGCGGTGAACGGAAGAGCAGCTGGAGTTATTGCCGTGGCCGATACCCTGAAGGAATACGTACCGGAAGCCATCGCGCGGCTTAAGAAGATGGGGCTTCAAGTGGCCATGATTACCGGCGATAACCGGCGTACGGCCGAAGCCATCGCCCGACAGGCGGGTATCGACCGGGTGCTGGCCGAAGTACTTCCTCAGGATAAGGCCAGCGAAGTGAAAAAGCTCCAAGAACAGGGTCTTAAGGTGGCTATGGTAGGCGATGGTATCAACGACGCGCCAGCCTTGGCCCAGTCCGATGTGGGCATCGCCATAGGTAGCGGTACCGACGTGGCCAAGGAGACAGGTGAAATCATCCTTATTAAAAATGATATCCGCGATGTGGTGGCGGCTATCGAGATAGGCCGGGCTACCATGCGCAAAGTTCGGCAGAATCTCTTCTGGGCCTTTATCTACAATACTCTGGGTATCCCCATAGCCGCAGGGATATTGTATCCGTGGACAGGGCTTATTGTCAGCCCCGAGCTCGCCGCTTTCTTTATGGCCATCAGCTCAGTATCCGTGACCTTAAACACCTTGCTTTTAAAGCGCTTTGAACCTTCTACGAAGGACGAAAAGGCGTGGACAGCAGCGGCCAAAGCTAAATATAAGTATGCTTAA
- a CDS encoding sulfurtransferase TusA family protein produces the protein MSEEVSITKTIDARGSYCPGPLMELVKAIKRGQVGDVYELLSSDSGSAKDVPEWVNKMGHELIYCKPEGDFWRIAVRKTK, from the coding sequence GTGTCTGAAGAAGTAAGCATTACTAAGACTATTGATGCCCGGGGCTCCTACTGTCCAGGCCCGCTTATGGAACTGGTCAAAGCCATTAAGCGTGGCCAGGTAGGAGATGTATATGAATTGTTGTCCAGTGATAGCGGTTCGGCCAAAGATGTACCAGAATGGGTCAACAAAATGGGTCATGAACTAATTTATTGCAAGCCAGAGGGCGATTTCTGGCGCATCGCGGTAAGAAAAACGAAGTAA
- a CDS encoding SLC13 family permease, producing MDNTKALPKTQIVGLILSFGLLLSLTLGPPLPGLKPQAQTVLGIFLWFITCMVTDALPKAIIGLAAPMLLVILGNIKIPEAFGAFSNNEFFLAIGAFVYAAIMMGTPLGKRIALSITSALKSTKVTRILLGLTLADVVIGGLLPTVSETALFLPITKGVTGLMRGREHLPESQRINTALILTITGLVPLFTGPLILTSHFPNVMLAGQLASSAKIYISWADWFLYNLPLWGLLPLLLLYVTWYFRLRGLDIPGADEELPRLKKELGRITWPEVWALICLGIGLILWITEGKFHQIKTGMVALLVLLLVFLPFGRLKFEEINKYIMWDVWVLLGGAICLGDALYKSGAVSWLSSFIVTPLKSLGHPFLILFLLVFGFHIARAGIVSAVAMGAAFIPLTISLAKELGFNVLPFCLITINCLSYAFFLPISITAFLIAWGASGTPTSQAMKFGALLSVLANIYVIVVQSAWLALLGHPLY from the coding sequence ATGGATAACACCAAAGCCCTACCTAAGACTCAAATAGTGGGGTTAATTTTATCCTTCGGGTTGCTTTTAAGCTTAACCCTCGGTCCTCCCCTTCCCGGCTTAAAACCGCAAGCCCAAACTGTATTGGGGATTTTCTTATGGTTTATTACCTGCATGGTTACAGATGCACTCCCTAAGGCCATTATAGGTCTTGCAGCGCCTATGCTTCTAGTAATATTGGGTAATATCAAAATCCCCGAAGCCTTTGGTGCATTTTCTAATAACGAATTTTTCCTAGCTATAGGTGCCTTTGTATATGCCGCCATTATGATGGGAACTCCACTAGGCAAGCGGATAGCGCTAAGCATCACCAGCGCCTTGAAATCCACCAAAGTTACCCGCATCCTCCTGGGACTAACCTTAGCCGATGTAGTTATAGGTGGCCTGCTTCCTACAGTCAGCGAAACAGCCCTCTTTCTGCCCATCACTAAAGGGGTTACCGGGCTGATGCGCGGCCGGGAACACCTACCTGAAAGCCAAAGGATAAATACCGCTCTTATACTTACTATTACCGGCCTGGTCCCCCTTTTCACCGGTCCCCTGATCTTAACCAGCCATTTCCCTAACGTAATGCTGGCCGGCCAGCTTGCTAGCTCAGCTAAAATTTATATCTCCTGGGCAGACTGGTTCCTTTATAACTTACCCCTCTGGGGGCTCCTTCCCCTACTCCTCTTGTATGTAACCTGGTATTTCCGGTTAAGGGGCCTGGACATACCCGGGGCAGATGAGGAATTACCTAGGCTAAAAAAGGAGTTAGGAAGAATTACCTGGCCGGAAGTTTGGGCCCTCATCTGTCTGGGTATTGGGCTAATCTTATGGATCACTGAGGGTAAGTTCCACCAGATAAAAACCGGAATGGTAGCTCTTCTAGTTCTGTTACTGGTCTTCCTTCCCTTCGGTCGGCTTAAGTTCGAGGAAATCAATAAATATATCATGTGGGATGTATGGGTACTCCTAGGCGGGGCTATTTGCTTGGGAGATGCTCTGTATAAGTCCGGTGCTGTAAGCTGGCTTTCCAGCTTCATAGTAACCCCCCTAAAGTCCCTAGGGCACCCCTTCCTAATACTCTTCCTTTTAGTATTCGGTTTCCACATCGCCCGGGCGGGGATCGTAAGCGCTGTGGCCATGGGCGCAGCCTTCATTCCCTTAACTATAAGTCTGGCCAAAGAGCTCGGTTTCAATGTTCTACCCTTCTGCTTAATAACAATAAACTGTTTAAGCTATGCCTTTTTCTTACCTATTTCTATAACTGCCTTCCTCATAGCCTGGGGAGCCTCCGGAACCCCTACTTCCCAAGCCATGAAGTTTGGAGCTCTTTTGTCGGTCCTGGCTAACATCTATGTAATAGTAGTCCAAAGTGCCTGGTTAGCCCTGCTGGGCCACCCGCTGTATTAG
- a CDS encoding SdpI family protein, whose product MENYRLDKKMLVQDWPAILVLLIMLLAGAIIYPYLPERVPIHWNAAGQVDNYGSRSFGAFMLPFLTAGLYVLMLVLPLVDPRRENYLKFLGAYRVIRLGLVLFMAILYGLVLTSALGYYVPMDRVMPALLGLLFLLIGNYLPRVRYNYFVGIRTPWTLANEEVWRRTHRLAGIAYVLAGVISILTAFLARGTIAFTIVITAIILASVLSVIYSLVIFQQSRGLS is encoded by the coding sequence ATGGAAAATTACCGCCTGGATAAAAAGATGCTGGTCCAGGACTGGCCGGCTATATTAGTTTTACTTATAATGCTCTTGGCTGGCGCAATAATTTACCCCTATTTACCTGAAAGAGTACCCATTCACTGGAACGCAGCAGGTCAAGTGGATAATTACGGTTCCAGGTCCTTCGGTGCTTTTATGCTTCCTTTCTTGACAGCCGGCCTTTACGTTTTAATGTTAGTCCTACCTTTGGTAGACCCCCGGAGGGAAAATTATCTTAAATTCCTCGGAGCCTACCGGGTTATTCGCCTGGGTCTGGTGCTATTTATGGCTATTCTTTATGGTCTAGTCCTGACCTCCGCCCTGGGCTATTACGTGCCTATGGACCGGGTAATGCCTGCTTTACTAGGGTTATTATTTCTTCTCATAGGTAATTACCTACCCCGGGTCAGGTATAACTACTTTGTGGGGATCCGTACTCCCTGGACTTTAGCCAATGAAGAAGTCTGGCGTAGGACCCACCGCTTGGCTGGTATAGCCTATGTATTGGCAGGTGTTATTTCTATCCTTACTGCTTTTTTGGCCAGGGGTACTATAGCTTTCACAATTGTAATAACAGCGATTATATTGGCTAGCGTTTTAAGCGTTATATACTCCCTAGTGATTTTCCAGCAAAGCCGCGGTTTATCGTAG
- a CDS encoding hydrogenase iron-sulfur subunit, with protein sequence MQIGVFCCRCHGELEEFLDFNFLIEKIKLARGVAWVEIIDQACISPAPTEISRKIKEKGLNRVVIATCSPYLYSGHLFSLAKENGLHPQLVEVANIREQCAWVHPVREQATLKALDLIHMACARVSAVDTNYRVTQKGTPTALVNKLKCDRCKRCLEECPQGAYELDPDGFPSPNPKKCQRCGICVGGCPLQAISLPDFRLEEVAAMINAIDMAEIPEEEPVILGFFCRHDAYPEADRLGRERIPYPANLRIIRVPCSGAVNMSLVTDALSLGIDGVIIAGCRENQCRYKQGNSLVSSRIESLKETLARMMIEPERVRYLALAEVTPFVASIEENLCNGCLTCKQVCPFQAISLCETLSFTSFSFGENQKLISPLVSSKPLPYIDPNLCRGCGICAVACRAGAIKLKGFSDQSILSQIDGRSFPPETAPSQGKGVLPDFLIQYVQELKTIGPNPFRLR encoded by the coding sequence TTGCAGATAGGTGTATTTTGCTGCCGCTGCCACGGTGAGTTAGAGGAGTTCCTAGATTTTAACTTTCTTATAGAAAAGATAAAACTGGCCCGAGGAGTTGCTTGGGTAGAAATTATCGATCAGGCTTGCATAAGCCCAGCCCCCACTGAGATATCCCGAAAAATTAAAGAAAAAGGGCTCAATAGAGTAGTTATCGCCACTTGTTCTCCCTATTTGTATTCTGGCCATCTCTTCAGCTTAGCTAAGGAAAATGGACTTCACCCTCAACTGGTAGAAGTAGCCAACATCCGCGAACAATGCGCTTGGGTCCACCCTGTAAGAGAACAGGCCACACTCAAGGCACTAGATTTAATCCATATGGCCTGCGCCCGCGTCTCCGCGGTAGACACAAACTATAGAGTAACCCAGAAAGGCACTCCTACGGCCTTGGTTAACAAGCTGAAATGTGATCGCTGTAAGCGCTGCTTGGAGGAGTGCCCCCAAGGTGCTTATGAGCTGGACCCCGACGGTTTCCCTTCCCCCAACCCCAAAAAGTGCCAGCGGTGTGGAATTTGCGTGGGTGGGTGTCCTTTACAGGCTATCTCTTTGCCCGATTTCCGGCTAGAAGAAGTGGCAGCCATGATAAACGCCATTGATATGGCCGAAATACCAGAAGAGGAGCCCGTCATTTTAGGTTTCTTCTGCCGGCATGATGCTTATCCCGAAGCTGACCGCTTGGGAAGGGAGCGCATCCCTTATCCAGCTAATCTTCGCATTATCCGCGTACCCTGCTCAGGAGCTGTCAATATGTCCCTGGTGACAGACGCTCTGTCCTTAGGGATAGATGGCGTCATTATAGCCGGGTGCCGGGAAAATCAGTGCCGCTACAAGCAGGGCAATTCTCTAGTTAGTTCCCGTATAGAAAGCCTAAAGGAAACCCTGGCCAGAATGATGATAGAGCCAGAAAGGGTAAGATATCTCGCCTTGGCTGAAGTTACCCCTTTCGTAGCCAGTATAGAGGAAAATCTCTGTAATGGCTGCCTTACTTGTAAGCAGGTATGTCCCTTCCAGGCCATCTCCCTCTGTGAGACCTTAAGTTTTACTTCTTTCTCCTTTGGGGAAAATCAGAAGTTAATATCTCCCCTGGTTTCTTCTAAACCGCTCCCTTATATAGATCCCAACCTCTGCCGGGGCTGCGGAATATGTGCCGTGGCCTGTCGTGCAGGGGCTATAAAATTAAAAGGCTTTAGCGACCAAAGCATCCTTTCTCAAATCGATGGACGCTCATTTCCTCCTGAAACAGCCCCTTCCCAGGGTAAAGGAGTACTTCCAGACTTTTTAATCCAATATGTGCAGGAATTAAAAACTATAGGGCCCAATCCTTTTCGTCTACGATAA
- a CDS encoding AzlC family ABC transporter permease, with product MAGSSQFVAISMTAAGATASQIILATFLLNLRHLLMGASLAPYLVGVKFWKLAILGHFLNDESYALTISRFQLDFAFLGAFIGLLVPQLKDMAINT from the coding sequence ATTGCCGGGTCGTCGCAGTTCGTGGCCATTAGCATGACTGCGGCAGGAGCCACAGCTAGTCAGATTATTCTAGCTACCTTTCTGCTAAACTTGCGTCACCTGCTTATGGGAGCGTCCCTGGCCCCTTACCTCGTCGGGGTCAAGTTCTGGAAACTTGCAATACTGGGCCATTTCCTGAATGACGAATCTTACGCCCTTACGATTAGCCGCTTTCAACTGGATTTTGCCTTTTTGGGGGCCTTCATTGGCCTTCTGGTTCCTCAACTTAAAGATATGGCAATTAATACTTGA
- a CDS encoding DUF2933 domain-containing protein → MHHRKNHHLLMLLGCGLMLIAVFLLLSGLGSAVNREASGALGLSGAWAGLLFLLCPLMHLLMLQGHKQEEYPRKDKPPDN, encoded by the coding sequence ATGCATCATAGAAAAAATCACCACCTCCTGATGCTGTTAGGCTGTGGCTTAATGCTTATAGCCGTGTTTCTCCTTCTCAGTGGATTGGGTAGTGCGGTAAACAGGGAGGCCAGCGGGGCCCTGGGTTTGAGTGGCGCTTGGGCCGGGTTATTGTTTTTGCTTTGTCCCCTTATGCATCTTCTTATGCTGCAGGGACATAAGCAGGAGGAATACCCCCGGAAAGATAAGCCGCCTGATAATTAG